DNA sequence from the Deinococcus malanensis genome:
CGGGTGAGCCTCCCCGTCAGGAGACCGGAACCCTGGTGCTTCCCCAGCGCGACACGCTGCAGCCCCCGCCAGCCGAGGCCAAGCAGCTCAGCAACGCCCAGTTGCGCGCAGCTCTCAAGCGTGAGCTCAGCCCCACCCAGCGCCGCGATTACCTGTATCAGCTGGCCACACGGGTGGCCGATCCGGTCACGCCGGTGGTCTTTGCGCTGGCGGCCGGCGCCCTGGGTCTGCTGATCCGCAACCGGGCCACGGCCTTTGCGGCGGTGCTGGTATTCATTGCTTCCTTCTACATCCTGTGGTCTACCGCCCCGCAGCTGGCCCGGGCCGGCGCCATGGACCCTGCCCTGGCCGCGTGGCTGCCCAACCTGACCTTCCTGCTGCTGGCAGGCGTGCTGGCCTGGAGGCTCCGATGAACCTCGGCTGGCCCCGGAGACGCACATGAAGCGTTTCGAGCGCTATGTCCTGGCCGAGATCCTGCCGCTGCTGATCGGGGCGCTGGCCTCGGTCATCGTGCTGTTTGTGCTGGCGGCCCTGCAGGAAGTGATTGCGCCGCTGCTGGCCAAGGGCGCGCGGCCGCTGCTGGTGGCCCGCGTGTTGGCCCTCAACGTTCCAGAAGCGGCGGCGCGCGCCCTGCCCATTGCTCTGATGTTTGCCACCCTGCTGGGCCTTTCGCGCCTGAGCAGCGACTCGGAACTCAAGGCTGCACTGGCCAGCGGAATTCCGGCGCGGCGGCTGTTCCGGCCGGTGCTGCTGCTGGGCCTGGGGGTGACGCTACTGGCCTTCGGGATCGGCGAGGGCCTGCTGCCCCGCACCAAGATCGAGGAACGCAAGGTCAAGCAGGAGATCGTATTTGACAATCCCCGGGTGATCGGGCTGGGCGCGCAGGAAGCGGGCGGGCAGAGCCTGGTGCTTCGCGACGCGCTGGGCCGCGCGATCAGCGTGGCGGAGGTCAGGGCCGGCGGCGAACTGCGCGGCCTGCGGATCGTGACCATGCAGGGCGGCTCGGTGCCGCGCGAGGTGATCACCGCCCGGGAGGGCCGCCTGAAGGCCGGCAGCAATGTGCTGGAACTTCAGGGCGGGCAGCGGGTGACCTATCAGGATGGCCGTCCCGTCACCATCCTGAGCTTCGAGCGCGGCACCCTGCCGGTTCAGGACGTGCAGGCAGACCTGGACACCGGCGGCAAGGCGCTGAAGGCCACCTACCTGCCGCTGCGTGAGCTGCTGGCCCGCACCAACTCCTACCGCCAGCAGCACATTCAGGCACCTGCGGAGTTCACCGCCCTGCATCAGAAGTTCGCCGAACCGCTGGCGGCGCTGGCCCTGGCCTTTTTCGCCGTGAGCCTGGCGGTCTTTACCTTCCAGAGTGGGCGGGACCTGGGGCTAGTATGGGCCCTGCTGCTGGCCTTCGCGTATTACGCAACCTGGAGCGTATTCCGCATCATGGGCGAGAACGGGGCGATTCCCGGGGCGCTGGCAGCCTACGCCCCGGACCTGATCGCGGTTGTGGCGGGAGCGGTGCTGCTGAAACTGGCAGGACGACGTTAGATCTGTGTCATGTCTGGAGCCGTGCCAGCCGCTTCAGAAATGACCCGGGAGGCGCCAGCCAGGGTGAAGGACTGGATCTATGGCCCCGGCAGGAGCTGAACGAAGTGCGGGAGCCGGATAGACCGCAAGGCCGTGGTCAGGTCGGGTGCCGTTCGCTGC
Encoded proteins:
- a CDS encoding LptF/LptG family permease, with protein sequence MKRFERYVLAEILPLLIGALASVIVLFVLAALQEVIAPLLAKGARPLLVARVLALNVPEAAARALPIALMFATLLGLSRLSSDSELKAALASGIPARRLFRPVLLLGLGVTLLAFGIGEGLLPRTKIEERKVKQEIVFDNPRVIGLGAQEAGGQSLVLRDALGRAISVAEVRAGGELRGLRIVTMQGGSVPREVITAREGRLKAGSNVLELQGGQRVTYQDGRPVTILSFERGTLPVQDVQADLDTGGKALKATYLPLRELLARTNSYRQQHIQAPAEFTALHQKFAEPLAALALAFFAVSLAVFTFQSGRDLGLVWALLLAFAYYATWSVFRIMGENGAIPGALAAYAPDLIAVVAGAVLLKLAGRR